The Prionailurus bengalensis isolate Pbe53 chromosome A3, Fcat_Pben_1.1_paternal_pri, whole genome shotgun sequence genome includes a window with the following:
- the TLDC2 gene encoding TLD domain-containing protein 2 encodes MKGLRWRYTRLPSRVEDTLSVEEGEEEETAPAPFSAPVPEDPVEPQLAEASQVLGTSEMRQLSLHLPPRVTGHSWSLAFCTSRNGFSLRSLYRQMEGHSGPVLLVLRDQDGQMFGAFSSSALRLSKGFYGTGETFLFSFSPQLKVFKWTGRNSFFVKGDLDSLMMGSGSGQFGLWLDGDLYHGGSHPCATFNNEVLARREQFCIKELEAWVLSGCPHCGKLPEATSAHTCS; translated from the exons ATGAAAGGTCTCCGCTGGCGTTACACTCGGCTG CCCAGTCGGGTGGAGGACACTCTGTCTGTGGaagagggtgaggaagaggagacagCCCCGGCCCCATTCTCAGCTCCTGTTCCTGAAGATCCTGTGGAGCCCCAGCTGGCAGAAGCCAGCCAGGTTCTGGGAACCTCAGAGATGAGGCAG CTCAGCCTCCACCTCCCCCCAAGAGTCACCGGACATTCCTGGAGCCTGGCCTTCTGTACGTCGAGAAATGGCTTCAGCCTGCGGAGCCTTTACAGGCAGATGGAAGGCCACAGTGGGCCAGTGCTGCTGGTGCTGAGGGACCAGGACGGGCAG ATGTTTGGGGCCTTCTCCTCCTCGGCTCTTCGACTCAGCAAAGGCTTCTATGGTACTGGAGAGacattcctcttctccttctccccacagCTGAAG GTCTTCAAGTGGACAGGAAGGAATTCTTTCTTTGTGAAAGGAGACTTGGATTCACTGATGATGGGCAGTGGCAG tGGCCAGTTTGGACTGTGGTTGGATGGAGACTTGTATCACGGCGGAAGCCACCCCTGTGCAACCTTCAACAATGAGGTGTTGGCCCGGCGAGAGCAGTTCTGCATCAAGGAACTGGAGGCCTGGGTCCTGAGCGGATGCCCCCATTGTGGGAAGCTTCCTGAAGCAACCAGTGCTCACACTTGCTCATGA